The Streptomyces puniciscabiei genomic interval CGCCGGCCAGCGTCATCCGCACCTTCTCCTCGGGCAGGCCGAGGACGGGCGCGATCTGGCGCAGGTCGGAGTGGAGCCACTGGGTGGCGATGTAGAGGTGGACCCCGCCGTCCTCCTCCGGTACGGCGAGGCCGGACTCGGGGCCGAGGAAGGCCTGGTCCTGCATGCCGAAGGTGTACTCGCCCCTGACGATGACGTCCGCGCGCCTGGCGGCCTCCTCCGCGTCGCCGCGGATGATCGGCTGGCGGTGGACGATGTTCGGGTGCGGGACGTGCCCGATGTGGTGGTCGTCGCGGTTTTCGTGGACGAGGATCGCGTCCGGGGCCAGCGCCGACTTCTCGTCGGTGATCACCGGGAGCTCGCGGTACTCGACCTTGATCTTGGCGGCTGCGCGGCGGGCCGTCTCCGGGTGGTCGGCGGCGACGAGCGCGACCGGCTCGCCGTGGTGGCGTACCTTGCCGTGCGCGAGGACCGGGGTGTCCTGGATCTCCAGGCCGTAGTTCTTCACCTCGGTGGGCAGGTCGTCGTACGTCAGGACCGCGTACACACCCGGCGTGGCGAGGGCCTCGGCGGTGTCGATCGAGACGATCTCGGCGTGCGCGACGGTGGAGCGCAGGATCTGGCCCCAGAGCATGTCCTCGTGCCACATGTCGGACGAGTACGCGAACTCGCCGGTGACCTTGAGGGTGCCGTCGGGACGGAGCGTGGACTCGCCGATGCCGCCCTTGGTCTGCGAACCCTGCGTGATCTTCGTAGGGGCGCCGGTGGGGGCACCTCCCGCTCGAGCGGAGCCGAGAGTGGGGGACGGCATCGTCAGACCTCCTCGGACTGGCGAGCGGCCGCCAGGCGGACCGCGTCCATGATCTTCTCGTAGCCCGTGCAGCGGCACAGGTTGCCCGACAGCGCCTCGCGGATGTCGGCGTCGGTCGGGTTCGGGTTGCGCTCCAGGAGTTCGTCGGAGGCGACGAGCAGACCCGGGGTGCAGAAGCCGCACTGGACGGCGCCGGCGTCGATGAACGCCTGCTGGATCGGGGAGAGTTCGGTGCCCTCGCCGGTCTGCGAGTCGGTGCCCTTCGCCTTCCACCGCTGGGAGTCCTGCAGGGTCGTACCGCAGGCGCCGGACGCGCAGCCGCCCTCGGCGCGCTGCTTGGCGTAGTCCGCCAGGCCCTCGACGGTCACGACGTCGCGGCCCTCGACCTGACCGGCCGCGACCAGGCAGGAACAGACCGGCACGCCGTCCAGGCGCACGGTGCAGGAGCCGCACTCACCCTGCTCACAGGCGTTCTTCGAGCCCGGCAGGCCGAGGCGCTCGCGCAGGACGTAGAGGAGGGACTCGCCCTCCCAGACGTCGTCGGCCTCCTGCGGCCGTCCGTTGACGGTGAAGTTGACGCGCATTACGCAGCTCCCTCGGTGGTGCGGTGGTTGCCGCGGTACGACTCCCAGGTCCAGGTGAGCGTCCGGCGGGCCATCACACCGACCGCGTGACGGCGGTAGCTCGCGGTGCCCCGGACGTCGTCGATCGGGTTGCAGGCGGCCGAGCACAGGTCGGCGAACTGCTTCGCGACCGACGGGGTGATGATCTTTCCGTTGTCCCAGAAGCCGCCCTCCTCCAGGGCCGCGTTCAGGAACTCCTCGGCCGCCTTGGCCCGCACGGGCGTGGGCGCGGCGGAGCCGATGCCGGTCCGGACCGTACGGGTCCCGGGGTGCAGGGCGAGGCCGAAGGCGCACACGGCGATGACCATGGCGTTGCGGGTGCCGACCTTCGAGTACTGCTGCGGGCCGTCCGCCTTCCTGATGTGCACGGCGCGGATCAGCTCGTCGGGCTGCAGGGCGTTGCGCTTGACGCCGGTGTAGAACGCGTCGATCGGGATCAGCCGGGTGCCGCGGGCCGCGGACTCCACCTCGACCTCGGCGCCCGCCGCGAGCAGCGCGGGGTGGGCGTCGCCGGCGGGCGAGGCCGTGCCGAGGTTGCCGCCGACGCCGCCGCGGTTGCGGATCTGCGGGGAGGCTACCGTGTGCGAGGCGAGCGCGAGGCCCGGCAGCTCGGCACGGAGGTTCTCCATGATCCTGGTGTAGGGCACGGAGGCGCCCAGCCGTACGGTCTCCTCGCCGACCTCCCACTCGTAGAGGTCACCGATGCGGTTGAGATCGAGCAGGTACTCGGGCCGGCGGTGGTCGAAGTTGATCTCGACCATCACATCGGTGCCACCCGCGATCGGCACAGCGGTAGGGTGCTCGGCCTTGGCGGCGAGCGCCTCCCCCCAGCTGGCGGGGCGAAGGAAGTCCATGACCGGCTCTCTTCTTCGTCTCAATGGGTCGTACAGATTGAGCCAATCCGTGTGCGGCGGCCGCGGCTCGTTCACGTCCTGTTAACGCGCAGTGGACTCAGTACACCGCCCCGCGCCCCGGCGGGTCAGTCACCGAAACCATGAAGGAGTTGGCTGGCCACGCCGGGCATCTTGTAGATTCGTATGAACGGAGGTCATCGGTAACCCCTCCGATTTCCTGGAGAAACGCAGGAAACGGCACGGAGACACCCCGGAGCGCCCCTGTGCGTCCGGTTCCGGGTGACTCGACCGTCACCCTCCAAGATCCATCGTAGGTTTCGAGACAAAGAACGGCGGCGACGAGATGCGGCTGCGCGCACTTCTGGACACCGATGCGCTGGGCCTGCGGCTGCTCGGCGGCGAGGACGAGCTGGACCGTTCGGTGCGCGGGGTCATGACCACCGACCTGCGCGACCCGAGCCGCTATCTCTCCGGGGGCGAACTGGTGCTGACCGGCCTCGCCTGGCGCCGGGACGCCGCCGACTCCGAACCGTTCGTACGGATCCTGGTGCAGGCCGGGGTGGCGGCCCTCGCGGCCGGCGAGGCGGAGCTGGGCGACATTCCGGACGACCTGGTCCTGGCCTGCGCCAGGCACCGGCTGCCGCTCTTCGCGGTGCACGAGTCGGTGGCCTTCGCCACCATCACCGAATACGTCGTCCGGCAGGTCTCCGGCGAGCGCGCCGGAGACCTGGCGGCCGTGGTCGACCGGCACCGGCGGATGATGACCTCGGGCCCGGCGGGCGGCGGCCCGGACGTGGTCCTGGACCTGCTCGGCACCGACCTGGACCTGCGCGCCTGGGTGCTCGCGCCGACCGGCCGGCTGATCGCCGGTTCCAAGGTCGGCGGCCCGGCGCTGCCCGCCGAGACCTGCGCGAGGCTCGCCGCCGAGCACCTGGCCGCCACCCGCACCGGCCGCCGCGGCCCGCACCGCGTCCTGCTCGGCGGTACGACGTACTCGCTGTTCCCGATCCGCTCCTCCGGCCGCTCCCCGCAGGCCTCCCGCGATGTGCGCGAGACGGTGCTGTCGGACTGGCTGCTGGCCGTCGAGGCGGACGCGGGCGACTGGCCCGAGGAGCGCCTGGACCTGCTGCAGGGCGTCACCCAGCTGATCGCGGTCGAGCGGGACCGCCGGGACGCGGCCCGCACGGTGCGGCGCCGGCTCGCCCAGGAGGTGCTGGAGCTGGTCCAGACGGGCGCCGCGCCGGCCGAGATCGCGGCCCGCCTGAGGGTGGCCGCCCCGGTGCTGCTGCCCGGGCTGGGGGCGGCCCCGCACTGGCAGGTGGTGGTCGCCCGCGTGGAGTGGGAGGACGGCGAGGTCGAGGGCGGCCCCGTCGCGCAGTCGCTGCTGGAGGAGGTGCTGGTCGACCCGGCGGCGACCGGCCCAGAGCCGTCCGACCGGATCGCCGTCGCGCACACCGGCGACGAGGCGATCGCCCTGGTGCCGCTCCCGGCGGTCACCGCCGAGCACGACGGCTCGGAGACCGGCCTGCTGGCCGACTCCCTGCTGCAGTCCGTGCGGGAGACGCTGTCGGCGGGCCTGAACGACGACGGCCGCCTCACCCTCGGCGTCAGCGCGGCCGTGCACTCCGCGGAGGGGCTGCGCGGCGCCCTGGAGGAGGCGCGGCACGCCCGCCGCGTGGCGGCCGCCCGCCCGGGCCGGGTCTGCGCGGCGGGACACCAGGAGCTGGCCTCGCACGTCCTGCTCCTGCCCTTCGTCCCGGACGACGTCCGCCGCGCCTTCACCGCACGCCTGCTGGACCCGCTGACGGACTACGACCGCCGTCACCGGGCCGAGCTGATCCCGACGCTGGAGGCGTTCCTGGACTGCGACGGCTCCTGGACCCGCTGCGCCACCCGGCTCCACCTGCACGTCAACACGCTGCGCTACCGGGTCGGCCGGATCGAGCAGTTGACGGGACGGGACCTCTCGCGCCTGGAGGACAAGCTCGACTTCTTCCTCGCCCTGCGCATGAGCTGAGGTCGGCGGGGCGTGCGGCGGCCGGACCCGGTCACGCGCGCGCCCCACGACTTTGTGAAATCTTTCACCCACCCTCTTGGCCCGGCCCGCCGATTGGTGCTGGAATGCCGCCACCACTCAACAGCTCGATGGCGTGCTCGGGGAGGGCAACGTGGCGCATCCCGCCATGTCTGGTAACGGAACGACCGCCGGTGACGATCCGCTCCAGACCGCGGTATGGCGGTTGCGCTCGCGGGCCTGCTGGGCGGACGCGGCGGCCCTGCTGCCACGGGACACCGCCGCCGCGGCGCTGCAGCGGGCGGCGCTGCTGGTCGAACGGTGTCTGTACACCGAGCGCGGCTGGCAGGAGGCGGAGGACGCCCTGCGGACGGCGGAGGCGCTCGCGCACACCGACGAGGAGCGGGGGGCCGCCGCCTGCGAGCGCGGCCAACTCGCCTACACGGCAACGCTGCACGGCGTCCGGGACCGCGCGGACGAGGCGCGGGCCGCGCTGGGGCGCGCGGCGGCGCTGATCCCGCCGGCGGCGCCCGGCCGGGCCCTGCTCGACTTCCGCCGGGGACTGATCGCGGAGAATCTGACCCGGGCCCCGCAGGCGGCGCGCGCGGCATACCGCCGGGCGCACGCGGGAGCCGCGGCCCACGCCGACCCGCTGCTGCTGTCCTTCACCTGGCGGCATCTCGCCGGACTCGCCCTGCGGGACGGGGAGTTGGCCGAGGCGCGGCACGGGTTCACGGAATCCCTGCGGATCCGGGAGGAGTTGGGTTATCTGGTGGGTACGGCGCCCGCGCTGGCCTCCCTGGCCGACGCGGAGTCCGAGCCGGAGGCCTCGCGGTTGCGGGAGGAGGCGCGGAGGCTGTTCCGGCTGCTCGGGGGCGTACCGACGTGGCTGGCACGGCAGTTGTCCCCACCGGCGCCGGGTGTGGCCACGGCTTAGGGGCGGGAGCGGCGCAGGGGCGGGTGGGTACGGTCTTGTCGCCGGGTGCGGGCGCGAAGGGGGCGCGGGTCTGTGTCGGACATGCGGCTACCGCCGCGTGGGCGCGACCAGCCACGGCGGACCCGCACCCGGGAGACGGCCCGCGGCCCCACGGCGCTCACCCGACCGCTGAGCCCGCGGACGCGAAGTGCTCGGACACCAACTTCCGCACCACAGCCACGTCCCCTGCGATCAACGCGTCCAGCAGAGCCATGTGCTGGGCCGCGTCCGCGACCAGGTACGCCCGGCCCCGCCGGACCGGTGGCCACTGGGACCGGCGATGGAGATCGGCCGCGACGGCGACCAGCTGCTCGTTGCCCGACAGGGCGAGCAGGGCGCGGTGGAAGGCGCGGTCGGACTCGGCGTACGTCGCCGGGCACCCGGCGGCCGCCGCGCGCACCGTCGCCTCCGCGAGCGGACGCAGTGCGGCCCACCGCTCACCCGGCACGGTCCCGGCGAGCCGCAGCAGCACCGGCACCTCGATGAGCGCCCGCACCTCCGCCAGCTCGGCCAGTTCCCGCGCCCCCCGCTCGACCACCCGGAACCCACGGTTGGGCACGACCTCGACGGCGCCCTCCAGGGCGAGCTGCTGCATGGCCTCCCGCACGGGCGTGGCGGAGACACCGAACCGCTCACCGAGCACCGGCGCCGAGTAGACCTCGCCCGGCTTCAGCTCGCCGGTCACCAGCGCCGTGCGCAGCGCGTCCAGAATCTGCCCGCGCACCGAGGAGCGCTGCACGGCCGGCCGCGGCTCGGGAATCGGCCGCTCACTGTGCGTGTGCTCGCCCCGCGCGGCGGGCACGGCGGTGTCCCGCTCGCGGAAGCCGTCGGGGACGTCCGCGGCGCGCGGCTGCGCGGGCACCCGGGCGCCGACGGAGCCCTGCGTGCTCTGCTTCACGGGTCCCTCCTGGCGGCTTGTCGGCACTTGGGTCATTAACGGTGGGTTGTCACTGGTCCGTCAAGCACCATAGGCGCCGGAGTCGGCCGTGCAAATTCCCCGAAGATCATATAAGGGTAGGTTTACCTCATTTGACCAGGACCGAGCGCGGCTTCGCGTCCACTACGATCATCCCCGTTCACAGCTTCCTCACGGACCACGGGAACTTTCCGTGGAACCACCGGTACAGGTAGTCTTATTCGAACTCAACTCCCGCCCCTCAAGCGGCAGTTCGAGCAGAACGCCGTCCTGGGCATCCCCTTGCACTTCCTTGGCGGCCTCTTGCCCCGAAACCCCCTGAGGGCCGTCGGGAGTGGGCCACTATGGCGGGCGTTACGCCCTATCCCAATGCAAGGGACCCCTGATGAGACTGACCGACATATCGCTGAACTGGCTGCTTCCGGGCGGCGTACTGCTCCTGGGAATGCTGGCGGCGGTGGCGGTGCTCGCGCGCGGCAAGCGCTCCTCCGGGGAGAACGCGAGCGCGGACGACTCGTGGGAGCGCAGCGAGGAGCGCCGCAGACGCAAGGAGGCCATCTACGGCACCGCCTCCTACGTGCTCCTGTTCTGCTGTGCGGCGGTCGCCGCCGCCCTCTCCTTCCACGGCCTCGTCGGCTTCGGCGAACAGAACCTCGGGCTGACCGACGGCTGGCAGTACCTCGTGCCGTTCGGCCTGGACGGCGCGGCGATGTTCTGCTCCGTCCTCGCGGTGCGCGAGGCCAGCCACGGTGACGCGGCCCTCGGCTCCCGGATCCTCGTGTGGCTGTTCGCCGCGGCGGCGGCCTGGTTCAACTGGGTGCACGCGCCCCGGGGCGCGGGTCACGCGGGAGCGCCGCAGTTCTTCTCCGGTATGTCGCTGTCGGCGGCCGTCCTGTTCGACCGGGCGCTGAAGCAGACCCGTCGGGCCGCGCTGCGCGAGCAGGGCCTGGTGCCGCGGCCACTGCCGCAGATCCGCATCGTGCGCTGGCTGCGCGCCCCCCGCGAGACCTACCGGGCCTGGTCGCTGATGCTCCTGGAAGGCGTGCGGAGCCTGGACGAGGCGGTCGAGGAGGTCCGCGAGGACAACCGGCAGAAGGAGCAGGCCCGGCAGCGCCGGCGCGAGCAGCAGCGCATCGAGCGCGCCCAGCTGAAGGCCATCAGCCGGGGCCACCGCGGCTTCGTCAGCCGGGGCGGACGGCAGGTCGAGGTGGAGGTGCAGGCCGTGGAACGCGGCCCCGCCCAGGCGACCGCGGAGCCTGCCATATCGACCGCGGAACAGCTGCCCGTACGCGCCCGACCCTCCCTGCAGCCCGTCCGCAGCGGGTCCGCTGAGCAGGTGACCGTCGACCTCACCGCCGAGGACGACACCATGGCCCTGCCGCGCCTGGACTCCCTGGAGCGCAAGCTGAAGGACCTGGAACAGCAGTTCGGCTAGGACCGCCGCTCACGACGTGCCGGGGCGTGACCAGGCGGGTCACGCCCCGGCCGTTTTCGGCGACCAGCGGCTCCAGCCGCGAGCAGACCGACGCAGCTGTGGACAGTCACCACGCACCCGCACCCGACGCCCCCGCCCCCGCCCCCGCGGAGCGTCACGCGGCCTCGGCGCCCAGTTCGAACCACACCGACTTGCCCACCCCGTGCGGCCGCACGCCCCAGGCGTCCGCGAGGGACTGCACCAGCACCAGGCCCCGCCCATGGGTGTCGTCGTCCCAGTCCGGGCCTCTCAGCTCGGGTCTGCGGGCCAGGAAGTCCCGAACCTCCACGCGCAGTCCGCCCGGCTCCACGACCGCCGTGAGGACCGCGTCGTCGTCGGTGTGGACGAGCGCGTTGGTGACCAGTTCGCTGGTGAGCAGTTCGGCGATCTCCGAGCGGCCCGGCTTGCCCCAGTGCCGCAGCAGTTCGCGCAGCTCCCGGCGAGCCTCGGGCACCGCCCTGAGATCCGCCCGCCCCAGCCTGCGCCGGAGCCGGTGCGCGTGTTCCGTGATGGTGCCGGGCTCTTCCCCCGCCGTCTCCCCCGTCGTCGCCGAGGAGCCCCCGACGACCGCGGGACCGCCCCCTCGTGCCTGCCTCTTCATGACCCCCGCCCGCACGCCGCTGGACCCTGCCCCTCCTGGTCGAACACGTTCACGGGGGATGCTTGCCCAGCACGCACACAGGCAGTCATCACGCACGCCCGAAGACCGGCGGTTCGGCCACGGCCGTACGGCGTCCGGGCCGGCCACCGGACCGTGCCGCACCCGGCCGGCCGGCTCCCCGCGGGGCCCTGGGCGCCACGGATGCCCCGGGACGGCAGGGCAGATGCACGCGGCACCGGCCGTCGGCACGCCGTCACACGCCGTGAAACTGGCCGAAATCCGCTCCCCGGACGCGGGTTTCCTCAAGGGCGCGGCACGTTGCGGAGGTTGGAGCGGGCCATCTGGAGCATGCGGCCGACGCCGCCGTCCAGCACGATCCTGGAGGCGGACAGCGCGAAGCCGGTGACCATCTCGGCGCTGATCTTCGGCGGGATGGACAGGGCGTTGGGGTCGGTGACGACGTCCACCAGGGCCGGTCCCTTGTGCTTGAAGGCGTCCTTGAGCGCGCCGGCGAGCTGCTTGGGCTTCTCCACGCGGATCCCATGGACCCCACAGGCGCGGGCGACGGCGGCGAAGTCGGGGTTGGTGTTGGCGGTGCCGTAGGAGGGCAGCCCGGAGACCAGCATCTCCAGCTCGACCATGCCGAGGGAGGAGTTGTTGAACAGCACGACCTTGACGGGCAGGTCGTACTGCACGAGCGTCAGGAAGTCACCCATCAGCATGGTGAACCCGCCGTCGCCGGACATCGACACCACCTGCCGGCGCCGGTCGGTGAACTGGGCGCCGATCGCCATGGGCAGCGCGTTCGCCATCGACCCGTGCGAGAAGGAACCGATGATCCTGCGCCGTCCGTTGGGCGAGACGTACCGCGCGGCCCATACGTTGCACATGCCGGTGTCGACGGTGAACACCGCGTCGTCGTCGGCGACTTCGTCCAGGACGGCGGCCACGTACTCGGGGTGGATCGGGACGTGCTTGTCGACCTTGCGGGTGTACGCCTTGACCACGCCCTCGAGCGCGTCGGCGTGTTTCTTCAGCATCCGGTCGAGGAAGCGCCGGCTGGTCTTCTCCTTCACCCGCGGGGTGAGACAGCGCAGGGTCTCGCGTACGTCGCCCCACACGGCGAGGTCGAGGCGGGAGCGGCGGCCGAGCACCTCGGGCCGCACGTCGACCTGGGCGATCCGCACGTCGTCGGGGAGGAAGGCGTTGTAGGGGAAGTCGGTGCCGAGCAGGATCAGCAGGTCGCACTCGTGGGTGGCCTCGTAGGCGGCGCCGTAGCCGAGCAGTCCGCTCATGCCGACGTCGTAGGGGTTGTCGTACTGGATGAATTCCTTGCCGCGCAGCGCGTGCCCCACCGGAGACTTGATCTTCCCGGCGAACTCCATGACCTCCGCGTGCGCGCCCGCCGTGCCGCTGCCGCAGAAAAGGGTTACCCGGTCCGCCGCGTCGATCATCCCGACGAGCGCGTCGATCTCGGCGTCGCCGGGCCGGACCGTCGGCCGGGAGGTGACCAGGGCGCTCTGCGCGGCCTTCTCCGGGGCAGGCTGGGCGGCGATGTCACCGGGCAGCGCGACCACGCTGACACCGCTCTGCCCGACCGCGTGCTGGATGGCGGTCTGCAGCAGCCGGGGCATCTGCTTCGGGCTGGAGATCAGCTCGCTGTAGTGGCTGCACTCCTGGAAGAGCCGGTCGGGGTGGGTCTCCTGGAAGTAGCCGAGGCCGATCTCGCTCGACGGGATGTGCGAGGCCAGCGCGAGCACCGGGGCCATGGAGCGGTGCGCGTCGTACAGGCCGTTGATCAGGTGCAGGTTGCCCGGACCGCAGGAGCCGGCGCAGGCCGCCAGCTTGCCGGTGATCTGCGCCTCGGCGCCGGCCGCGAAGGCGGCGGTCTCCTCGTGGCGCACGTGGATCCAGTCGATGGCGGCGTTGCGGCGGACCGCGTCCACCACCGGGTTGAGGCTGTCCCCGACCACGCCGTAGAGGCGGCGCACACCGGCGCGGACGAGGATGTCGACGAACTGCTCGGCTACGTTCTGTTTGGCCATGCACCCATGGATGCACAGGGGAAACGGTTACGCCTCCCACACGGCCGCCGCCGTACGGTCGTCGGCGTAGCCCTTCACCCGCACCTGGGCGTCGGCGAGGAACGCGGCGAGCCCGGGCGGGGTACGGCCGGACCAGCGGCGGGCCAGGTAGGCGCAGAGGGCGGCCTCGCCGCGCAGCGGATCGGCCAGGCCGGCGGTGCACATCACCAGGGCATCACCCGGGCGGGCTACCGAGGTGCGGAACCGGAACGGCTCGCGGGGCGGCTCCGGGGCCGGCTCGTAGGGGCTCGGCGGGGTCGGGATGCCGAAGTCCATGGTGAGCCGGTCGCCCTCGGCGGTCTGGGCCGGGGGCGAGCCGAAGCCGACCACGGGCGCGCCGGTGGCGTCCTCGGGTGTGACCTTCGGCTCGATGTCCTGCCACGCGCCGTCCCGCAGCCGGAACAGGCCGCCGTCGCCGACGCCGAAGAACACGCGC includes:
- a CDS encoding (2Fe-2S)-binding protein, with translation MRVNFTVNGRPQEADDVWEGESLLYVLRERLGLPGSKNACEQGECGSCTVRLDGVPVCSCLVAAGQVEGRDVVTVEGLADYAKQRAEGGCASGACGTTLQDSQRWKAKGTDSQTGEGTELSPIQQAFIDAGAVQCGFCTPGLLVASDELLERNPNPTDADIREALSGNLCRCTGYEKIMDAVRLAAARQSEEV
- a CDS encoding FAD binding domain-containing protein; its protein translation is MDFLRPASWGEALAAKAEHPTAVPIAGGTDVMVEINFDHRRPEYLLDLNRIGDLYEWEVGEETVRLGASVPYTRIMENLRAELPGLALASHTVASPQIRNRGGVGGNLGTASPAGDAHPALLAAGAEVEVESAARGTRLIPIDAFYTGVKRNALQPDELIRAVHIRKADGPQQYSKVGTRNAMVIAVCAFGLALHPGTRTVRTGIGSAAPTPVRAKAAEEFLNAALEEGGFWDNGKIITPSVAKQFADLCSAACNPIDDVRGTASYRRHAVGVMARRTLTWTWESYRGNHRTTEGAA
- a CDS encoding PucR family transcriptional regulator: MRLRALLDTDALGLRLLGGEDELDRSVRGVMTTDLRDPSRYLSGGELVLTGLAWRRDAADSEPFVRILVQAGVAALAAGEAELGDIPDDLVLACARHRLPLFAVHESVAFATITEYVVRQVSGERAGDLAAVVDRHRRMMTSGPAGGGPDVVLDLLGTDLDLRAWVLAPTGRLIAGSKVGGPALPAETCARLAAEHLAATRTGRRGPHRVLLGGTTYSLFPIRSSGRSPQASRDVRETVLSDWLLAVEADAGDWPEERLDLLQGVTQLIAVERDRRDAARTVRRRLAQEVLELVQTGAAPAEIAARLRVAAPVLLPGLGAAPHWQVVVARVEWEDGEVEGGPVAQSLLEEVLVDPAATGPEPSDRIAVAHTGDEAIALVPLPAVTAEHDGSETGLLADSLLQSVRETLSAGLNDDGRLTLGVSAAVHSAEGLRGALEEARHARRVAAARPGRVCAAGHQELASHVLLLPFVPDDVRRAFTARLLDPLTDYDRRHRAELIPTLEAFLDCDGSWTRCATRLHLHVNTLRYRVGRIEQLTGRDLSRLEDKLDFFLALRMS
- a CDS encoding GntR family transcriptional regulator; translation: MKQSTQGSVGARVPAQPRAADVPDGFRERDTAVPAARGEHTHSERPIPEPRPAVQRSSVRGQILDALRTALVTGELKPGEVYSAPVLGERFGVSATPVREAMQQLALEGAVEVVPNRGFRVVERGARELAELAEVRALIEVPVLLRLAGTVPGERWAALRPLAEATVRAAAAGCPATYAESDRAFHRALLALSGNEQLVAVAADLHRRSQWPPVRRGRAYLVADAAQHMALLDALIAGDVAVVRKLVSEHFASAGSAVG
- a CDS encoding DUF2637 domain-containing protein, producing the protein MRLTDISLNWLLPGGVLLLGMLAAVAVLARGKRSSGENASADDSWERSEERRRRKEAIYGTASYVLLFCCAAVAAALSFHGLVGFGEQNLGLTDGWQYLVPFGLDGAAMFCSVLAVREASHGDAALGSRILVWLFAAAAAWFNWVHAPRGAGHAGAPQFFSGMSLSAAVLFDRALKQTRRAALREQGLVPRPLPQIRIVRWLRAPRETYRAWSLMLLEGVRSLDEAVEEVREDNRQKEQARQRRREQQRIERAQLKAISRGHRGFVSRGGRQVEVEVQAVERGPAQATAEPAISTAEQLPVRARPSLQPVRSGSAEQVTVDLTAEDDTMALPRLDSLERKLKDLEQQFG
- a CDS encoding ATP-binding protein — protein: MKRQARGGGPAVVGGSSATTGETAGEEPGTITEHAHRLRRRLGRADLRAVPEARRELRELLRHWGKPGRSEIAELLTSELVTNALVHTDDDAVLTAVVEPGGLRVEVRDFLARRPELRGPDWDDDTHGRGLVLVQSLADAWGVRPHGVGKSVWFELGAEAA
- a CDS encoding pyruvate dehydrogenase, which translates into the protein MAKQNVAEQFVDILVRAGVRRLYGVVGDSLNPVVDAVRRNAAIDWIHVRHEETAAFAAGAEAQITGKLAACAGSCGPGNLHLINGLYDAHRSMAPVLALASHIPSSEIGLGYFQETHPDRLFQECSHYSELISSPKQMPRLLQTAIQHAVGQSGVSVVALPGDIAAQPAPEKAAQSALVTSRPTVRPGDAEIDALVGMIDAADRVTLFCGSGTAGAHAEVMEFAGKIKSPVGHALRGKEFIQYDNPYDVGMSGLLGYGAAYEATHECDLLILLGTDFPYNAFLPDDVRIAQVDVRPEVLGRRSRLDLAVWGDVRETLRCLTPRVKEKTSRRFLDRMLKKHADALEGVVKAYTRKVDKHVPIHPEYVAAVLDEVADDDAVFTVDTGMCNVWAARYVSPNGRRRIIGSFSHGSMANALPMAIGAQFTDRRRQVVSMSGDGGFTMLMGDFLTLVQYDLPVKVVLFNNSSLGMVELEMLVSGLPSYGTANTNPDFAAVARACGVHGIRVEKPKQLAGALKDAFKHKGPALVDVVTDPNALSIPPKISAEMVTGFALSASRIVLDGGVGRMLQMARSNLRNVPRP